The segment TTCGAATCCCAATGCAGGAACAGAGGCAGATGCAAGTACAgacttcaaaaaatgaagtacgGCGGGcacgaatttcaaaaaaaaattccggctgacccagaaaaatccaaagacaactcagaaatccttgcgaaaaacctAGAAAGAATCTGCTGTCGGAATTTGGATCCGCTAGCTCGAAAATTGAGGCACCTAGAAAATtctgacgacgacccagttgagatctcgaaaaacccaccacgaatctgtGCTCAAAAAAAAATTTCGACtgaatctggagggtcaaaaccctagccgaaaatgCAGATTTCTGTCCAAAAATAGCAGAAAAAAAAATCTGCAAGTGGGAAAAAAACGCGGGTTTGACCAAGTTGCAGGTTGCAGAAAAAAAATGGCGGGTCTATACTGCGCCGAAAACCCTCGCTAGACAGACGCAAACAGGAAGAATCCCGTTACACGACATAAACACAGTCCAAAACGGATTTTTGAACAAAAAATTTTCGAAAATCTGCAGCAAAACTAAGAGGCCCGAAAAATCTCGGAAAAGAATTCACAAATTCTttatttaggctctgataccataatacagatgcaaaagcatatggatttcaaagaatcgatgttgttcaattaatcaaggagacaaagctcctttaaatagagttacaaagacgatgtttctaaaagaaacaatcgttaactagaggcgaaattagaaacaacttaaatgaccattaataacacaaagagaaagatattattctaataaaatCAAAATCAGGCACAAGATCAGAAGATTAAAATACTTAAGAGTGCATTTCCGATAAAGGGATTTGAGAAACCTGTCTATATCAGGCATATTTGATGCTtcccttgtttgttttgcaggcaGGTTTAACTGGAAGGAGATCAAAGCAGCATGTTTAAGTTGGAAAAGCATATGAAATAGAAAGGTGCAGGCTCATCAGCTCACTTACAACATCAAGATCACACCATTCAAATAAACATCCTTGTCATTAGagatatggtggaatgtgttgtttcttatacataattgcatggtttcttgttggttcCTCATGTTAGATGGTGTTAATTAGGTGGATAGACGAtctttgtgtatgatcaatggtgaaattcttaTGATTCATACTACTAGTATTTCGTTGATTGTGAAGTATTCTGCATGGTCACTGAACTCTTAacataagcttaacttcaattactacTTGCTCAATGTTATGCATtgcattgatggtgtctatgttgttggtagtgatttgaacatcatgggattaccttagaagatcgcactaaactttatggagttgttgctttgcatggcaAAGCGAAGTCTAGTTGAGTTTCACCGAAGATTGTCCATCGTTCTTACATTCTAGGATTATATTAGCTTCCTAAACCCTTTatcctttttatctttttaaaatcaAGTAAAATTCCACGTTcaagcaatattcaagcattcaagtatcaaCGTAAGTCCACCTTGTCATTCCAGCAAATCAAATCACAATCACTAAGTCTATCCAAGAgcatgtcaagacctgacattcgaAACCGtagagtcatcccatttgatcacacaGTTTAGCACTagagaggattttgttcaagagaggatagaattcttagtattttattctatgttgcatagtgcataaaaacaccatcaacacaaGCTTACTAAAGTGGCAGCATCAATACTCTATATTTTGAAGAGTAGTGGGTGATGCACCCGAAGTAAACCTATTGATACACCCTATAGGTAGCTATATGGTTCTACAACGTACAATGTTATTGATATTTGACAATGATTATGAATGACATAGTAaatttcatgtcttatatagaaTCTTTCCAATTAGTTATTGTGTCATGATTAGTTAACCTTTATCATGTCACACATTAATGTTATGTGTATCTAGTAATTTCAATTACAATGGATTAGCATCATTGAGGATTACTGTTCCATCAATAGAGGATTATTTAATTGTCTGTCAATGCATGTGCATCTTTAACAAGTGCATTGTTTCTAACTAGATCCAAAGATTCATGACATCCAATGCACAACAACCCATTGTGATGAGATGAGCATAACAAGGTGGCCATTATGGTGCATAGTCCAAAATAAAGGGTAGATAGGTACAAGTCAATGTCAAGGTAGTAACCCTCCCCTCATGCTATATTGCATGACCATATTTGTGTAAGTGTTTATCTTGAttcctttttaatttttttaggtaCTCATATGATGATGTGGCAAGTAAACTAGCACATGAGGTGTCCATGAGGTTTTGATGACCAATTCATAGTTGGAGATAACGAGATATCAACTCaagtggcatgtacaactcaaAAAGCATCTTATAAGAAAATAAATGAGTGTTGAAAATGACTAATCATCCCCTTTCAACAAGATTTCAAATAGTAATAATCCAAAAATTAATGCATGGGATTGTCAAAATCATGAAATTGACTTGTGCCTTGTGGGAATTTTCATGTAATGTGTGATAACTAGGCTCCCACATGTGAATTGAACAATATCCTCTTTAAAGGGGACCGATGCTAAAACTGAATAAGCAAAAAACATCATTTACTCATAGTTAATGTAATTGAAAGAAAGATGACTTGATCCAAATAGGATcgtcattttttaattaaatgtgcaCAAATTCTGAGAAGCAATTAATCTTGATCAATTcagaattaaataataaattctGTTTTGAATAAACCACAATTTAATCCCAAATAAACTAGTTCATTCAACTTGCCTATAATACTACTTTTATTTACAAATTTTCCATCAATTTTACAATCTACGTTTGGGTGGTCTCATAGAATGAGTAAACATCAAAGATTTGAACTTGTATGTTTATAACTTTATTGTTACCAAACATTTGATCAACCATGGCACACCCCAATGCACACATCTTTTGTGGTTATCAATTTAAATTCCATTCAACTATGGCACACAACAGTGGTAAGTTCCAAAAacgttttcttcaaaaaaaaattagggttaggatCTTTGGGCACTTGTGGTTTAAAGTTATAAACTATGATGTTTAAGATTTCAAACCTAATGGttagcattttaaattttaaaccctTGCGATTACAGATTAAAGTTTAAACTTGAAACCCTAGGTCCCTAACCAAGtcctaaaaataattatttttttactaGTAATATTACTAAGTTTTAAGCTAACCCTACTCTACTTTTCATTTcaaggttagggttaaggatttTAAATTTTACTCATAATAACCCCAACAGTAAACCATTTTTTTAATTTCAGGTTACTTAGGATTAAGTCTTTTTGTTTTTACTAACCTCAACCCAACCCTTAGTTTTTTTTTGGGTTCAAGGTTAGGGTTAGAGAGATGAATATTTTGGTGTTTGTTCACCCACAACTTTCATCTACAGCTCAAAAAAAATCAATATTAGAAATTAGTTACTAAGGTAAACTATTAATTCTAATTATCGTCACAACTTACAAATTAGTATCAAATTGAATTTCTTGTATAATACGCACACTAATACATCAGAACATTATGTCTTAATAATATCAAGGAACATTGATGACAATCAATCTATTGACCTTGACAAGATTGATCAAATATCAAAATGGATTTCTGAAAATGAGGAAACACTGTTTGACAACGAGGTCAAAGAGGTGAACAAGACACTAAAGCTTCAAAGTCACATTTTGTAGCCATAGCCTTCAATCTTCTATTTTGTTACTTTGTAATAGTATTAattgtaagtttgtaagttataattGATAATCTAGATTCGAACTTCAAATTTGGAGATGAAGTTTACTTGTTCTTGGTAAAATCAATGAACAAATCACCTCAATATCTTGGACTCTTATGTTTGTTTCACTTTCTATATCTACACACTGTATTTGGCATGAAAAACACAAATAGCATTTTCTCCCTCCATTTATGAATATTTCAGCATTTTTTAGTTTGCCAATTTTTTCCTGAGCTTTGCCCAGTTTAATCTTTAACTTTGAATAGTGAGGTTTTACAGAAAAATTATAGAGCATGGATTATGAATTACTACCTACTTCTCTTACTGTTTTTGGCGTTCACAAACCATGTTGCTTATAGCTTTTGGTCCTTTGGATGCTTCTGTTCATTCAGTTTTAGTCTTTTAGATGCTGTTGTTGGAAGAAAGAGAATACAGATAAGTCTCTGAAGGCTCCTTCAGGGATCTAGACTGCTGCTAATAAATTATTAATTGCTTCAGGCTCCAAAATGTGTTGCAAGACTGACCTGTAACCGTGGATGAGATTCATGTTTTGTTTAGGCATTTTGACACTTAATGTAGGTGATGATCAAGAACTTAACTCTCTTCCTTCCACTGCTATGCtaggattttgaattttgtgagaaaTTTTGATTCTATTTTTTTAACCATCACAAGCTTGGGGCATATCTTGTAGAAACTATATTCCAATATTAGAAAATAACAGAGTTATAGATTCTGTATCATTTTCACAAGTCAACATAATCTCTTTTAGAGCATACATTGTCAGCATATTTCCTGCATTGCTTAATATGCTATGAACCTTGGATAGCAAAATGTCAGCATAACATGTTATCATGGAAAGAGCATTATCCAACCATTCCCTCTGTTAAGGTTCCTCATACAAGCGAACACAATGCTTAACAACAGCATGGATCCCCTTCTGACAAGTTTAGTGAGAGTAGATGGAATTGTTAAATGTTTGTAGACAACTTTGGCATTCTTGATAGACAAACCATATCTAGAAGACTACACTTGAAAAATCATGAATCACTACTGAGATTGAAAGGTAACACCTAAGGCCAAAAATGGAGAACATATTTGACTCTTTCTGAATGTATGTTATAATTTTTCATTATGTAAGGAAACTCTGATAGATTTAATGGACTATAACAGCTATTAATGCATTTGAAAGGAAATAAGAACAGCACCATCAACATACCCGTCCTCTATGCTGTCTAGATCCAAATCATCAAGAATCTTTACCAGCTGCTGTTGGCATAGTGTACTTGTTTGCACAATTTGCTTCTGTACTTCTGTCAAAGTAGTACTTTCCATCAATTTTTGAGTAAACATAATTCCATACATTGGATTTCTTATTTCCTGCCGAATGTATGCCAGCTCCCGAAGTCTACTAATAGCTGTCTGTTCTGACCTCCGCTGAGCTTGCAATGCTTGCTGAAGCTCTGGACTAGGACTAGTAACATGCAAAAAGCAGAATACTCCAGTTATTCTTCCCTCTGCGTCCATTCTTTTGTTTGCAGAGAGCAAAGTGTCTATATTCTTGCCATGGCAATCAAAAAAGGAAAAGGGAAATTTTTCTATCTCCTGCCCTGTCACTGCATTATTAAGAACAATACTAAGCTTTGTCAATGCATCCTGACTTTTGAGTTGACAACAAATTGGATGAACACCAAAAACCCCTCCTACAAGCATTTTACCAATTATCTCATTACTTTGCCATCCTGACAACTTTTCCATCGCAGCATTCCACTCAGAGCAGCATCCATATTCATCTGTCCCGAATATTGGTGGTATTAGAGGACTGGGGTTCTGAACTATGGCCCTGTAATCACCTTTAATACGAGTGAACTTGTCCATTACTACTTTTTGACGTGTAACATCTTGGGCAATAAAACACACCCCTACCACATTATCTTTCAGGTCCTTGCTTGAGCATGCATTAATAATCAAAACAACTGATCCTGTCTCCTCCTGTGCACCAAAAGTTTTCAGTTTGATTTCGACATTTTGTTCTTCTTCCCCTGTAGTTAAAAGCAAAGTTGTAAATTATATTTGATCCTAAACTCATTGGAGGAATTAAGAAACATTGATGGCAAAGGAACTGAACGccatattatataatttttaaaacaagAGATTTGTTGCATTCCAACCCTTGGCTACTACGTATGGATCATTGTTTGCAACCATCAACGGACCTAAATGGCAAGAAAATGGCATTTAAGCAATCCATACAAATAATTTGCGAGTACTATTTATCACCTTGCAAAGCCAAGAAGAGCGTGTTTTTGGCAATTCCAATTGACTCCTCCTCAACAAGATCAATTAAAGGTTTTCCTATAACTTGATCCACTGAAAACCCAGTAAGTTCAGCTGCCTTAATATTCCACCCATTTATCAGTCCATCGGCATCCACGGCCAAAATTGGCACAGTTGCAGTTTCAATTAAACGCACCATCTCATTTGTCACTGAACTCAATTCATTCATTCCTTGAAACTTCAAATCATTTAGCCCTGCATATATCATGGCTTTGGTATCATTGTCATCAATTTCTTGAAAGGAATCCCTCAAAATTAGCTGCAGGGAATGAATGGCATCCATTTCAACATCCTCCCAAGGAATGCTCCTCCTTTTAACCACTTCCAGAAAGGCTTTAAATGAGGACCGCGGGTGCATTATCCTGCCGTCATCTTTATCATCTGGATCGTGTTTTGCACCCCCCCATTTTATTTCTTTGGCAGTGTGAGACCTGAACCAGAATAAGAAGTCTTTGGCAGTGATTCTAGCAGCAGCCATTCCACAAACTGCATCACCTAGCGATGCAGCGCCAGGGAAGCCTGCCTCGGCAAGGCTATCAGTACTCAAACCGGTAGAATCCCTGTGGTGCTCCAGGAGCCAATCTCCAATTTCCTGTATCTGAGCCTCGGTGGGAGTCGTC is part of the Cryptomeria japonica chromosome 10, Sugi_1.0, whole genome shotgun sequence genome and harbors:
- the LOC131067548 gene encoding phytochrome isoform X2; translated protein: MAWSMKKAGGGKERVIAQTREDAKLDAEFEQGQSVEGQDESSERARVNTYLQRIQRGMEIQPLGCLLVVADGQGFALLAHSDNAPEILQSHDHQEQEDQHHVLTIGMDARTLFSPASVAELEKAAASADLQLVNPLLVRCASSGWPFYAIVHRIEAGLVMDLEPMTSPDVQMPACPPGTSQLQMQSYRLASRAISRLQCLPGGDIALLCQIVVQEVRELTGYDRVMAYRFHDDDHGEVVAEMLRPDLEPYLGLHYPATDIPQASRFLFLKNRVRMICDCRAPAVKVRQDKRVVQVLSISGSTLRAPDGCHAQYMANMGSIASLVMAVTVSNSEEGGRRLWGLVVCHHATPRFVPYPLRYACEFLMQVFGVQLNKEVELAARLRERHILRTQTVLCDMLLRDAPVGIVTKTPNIMDLVKCDGAALLYGKRLWLLGTTPTEAQIQEIGDWLLEHHRDSTGLSTDSLAEAGFPGAASLGDAVCGMAAARITAKDFLFWFRSHTAKEIKWGGAKHDPDDKDDGRIMHPRSSFKAFLEVVKRRSIPWEDVEMDAIHSLQLILRDSFQEIDDNDTKAMIYAGLNDLKFQGMNELSSVTNEMVRLIETATVPILAVDADGLINGWNIKAAELTGFSVDQVIGKPLIDLVEEESIGIAKNTLFLALQGEEEQNVEIKLKTFGAQEETGSVVLIINACSSKDLKDNVVGVCFIAQDVTRQKVVMDKFTRIKGDYRAIVQNPSPLIPPIFGTDEYGCCSEWNAAMEKLSGWQSNEIIGKMLVGGVFGVHPICCQLKSQDALTKLSIVLNNAVTGQEIEKFPFSFFDCHGKNIDTLLSANKRMDAEGRITGVFCFLHVTSPSPELQQALQAQRRSEQTAISRLRELAYIRQEIRNPMYGIMFTQKLMESTTLTEVQKQIVQTSTLCQQQLVKILDDLDLDSIEDGHKSRDDAKQGEGPAAAM